One Globicephala melas chromosome 18, mGloMel1.2, whole genome shotgun sequence DNA segment encodes these proteins:
- the ADPRHL1 gene encoding inactive ADP-ribosyltransferase ARH2 isoform X3, with the protein MVRRYVDVLEKLPGQRVDPATVEGCSQLKPDNYLLAWHTPFNEKGSGFGAATKAMCVGMRYWQPGRLETLLEVSVECGRMTHNHPTGFLGSLCTALFASYAIQGKRLEQWGRDMLRTVPLAEEYCKRTIRHLAEYQEHWFYFEAKWQFYLEERKISEDTENEASFPDRYSAEERDKTYRKWSSEGRGGRRGHDAPMIAYDALLGAKGSWTELCHRAMFHGGESGATGAIAGCLFGLLHGLDAVPAGLYRELELKEQLRRLGEELYRLSAEENPRSGRICSNETPIDVQALKKKVSRVTCGPAARAILSSLLLYITGREDGPQGPPPARRAEGGLSKTGPAPEPQDAPRRPTRFQLLKAKFMGTGREPRLKRTREVGRLIFKDRQGPGRSLVTATIHKLLEKTREGAGRPARGREPLGRERPRGLPAGRGSVKSILKVFLAAEEKEAAEKPPAEPPKAARGPPPKAGGRRSAALAKLRETFERSGCRCAETGLLPLRAREHRTKRLPRGPLHRPERRVLRLATLASTCIRAPPARFLAGSAEPLLPFSIATVVCGPRSWMSHGARVTHADLRRAPRAETGTAPRVRETPGGSQAPGWGQPRQPSAPRATAPRDGPETLLPGTGPECVPRAVPSHVSPWGEVLLGCEPELSPRGPASPGGTAALRGDRTGVAQGKRGARLGPPPGLVGGRAGAAPEVTLTVCSSEDETESMTADSEPEPLFAVQENCPEERAPGQFPPLAAHAAQAAQRTQPAMEPPQVAARLPAVHTVPPPPATLQRAAGPEDQGWRLLGGEGVTGNIGASPPTTAEGGSRGAPSRAGLSPPTLPQQGPGAQPTLTAPPQDAACHGPDVPEAVPTTKPQKSSPGGKETRRSPGTSHRLPKHQDTWGEDASQLSSKTPLLPGREERPVDDASTSSQRSAASENRWRGLAGCAPGCQQVLAPRVPRRSEVSVSMRPEAPAQDGRRPENLPSVDKSPPREQEGHRGPPSSPEPARPPLTAEGSASRDPGENRASSLTERTQPRSVNAPGRVTAAGASKSPPALVPGDALSPGNRAAKEQEERGAARPAGPGLAAEEPDRQPGGGSACRASGSPPAPPREAAGTQTLPVEPRVAAPGELAAGERKVAAGGRLSGAVWQSPRGGSPKPPTPAPDLPVPQGSHVAGTPSRALGTGPPPSGSQQAKGGTCVFPGEQLPPSAGPSRQPPPTSTAADGPRADRVAQKRLDLQAPREVAGGERASLGGRSHRGQEEGPPGAARLAGPGRKGEGLRGEKAHSSGAEEAVDGDPAAPVEAPGWRTGKSPEWPQRQQARHTEGPPRGHGAPAAKTPAPPHPGSPAHPAQAQAGRTAPPDSAQPESKAAEVAPPAGKNEASQRPAASRGGQGARGEPCGQGESPTAPGPRPAPGSAVPSAVLGGCHTARAPAPGGAPDTAGAGRGTQGRGRGGRGAHLSKYRAQSFSDQRSFELSFRPAILRANDTFALPK; encoded by the exons GGTCGGATGACGCACAACCATCCCACAG GCTTCCTCGGGTCCCTGTGCACGGCCCTGTTCGCGTCGTATGCCATTCAGGGCAAACGGCTGGAGCAGTGGGGACGAGACATGCTGAGGACAGTCCCGCTGGCCGAGGAGTATTGTAAAAGGACCATCCGGCACCTGGCAG AATACCAGGAGCACTGGTTTTACTTCGAAGCTAAATGGCAGTTTTACTTGGaggagagaaaaatcagtgaGGACACGGAGAACGAGGCCAGCTTTCCCGACCGCTACAGCGCGGAGGAGAGGGACAAG ACCTACAGGAAATGGAGCTCGGAAGGTCGAGGGGGCCGGCGGGGCCACGACGCCCCCATGATTGCCTACGATGCCCTTTTAGGAGCCAAGGGCAGCTGGACGGAGCTCTGCCACCGGGCCATGTTCCACGGAG GCGAGAGCGGGGCCACGGGGGCCATCGCCGGCTGCCTGTTTGGGCTGCTGCACGGCCTGGACGCCGTCCCCGCGGGCCTGTACCGCGAGCTGGAGCTCAAGGAGCAGCTGCGGCGCCTGGGCGAGGAGCTCTACCGCCTGTCCGCGGAGGAGAA CCCCAGGAGCGGCAGGATTTGCAGCAATGAGACGCCCATCGATGTCCAAGCCCTAAAGAAGAAGGTCAGCAGGGTGACGTGCGGCCCCGCGGCCCGAGCCATCCTCAGCAGTTTGCTGCTCTACATCACCGGCCGCGAGGACGGGCCCCAGGGGCCTCCTCCCGCCAGGAGGGCAGAAGGCGGGCTGAGCAAGACCGGCCCGGCGCCGGAGCCCCAGGACGCCCCGCGGCGACCCACACGCTTCCAGCTCCTCAAGGCCAAGTTCATGGGCACCGGCCGGGAGCCGCGCCTCAAGAGGACCCGGGAGGTGGGGCGGCTGATCTTCAAGGACAGGCAGGGCCCCGGCAGGAGCCTGGTGACGGCCACTATCCACAAGCTCCTGGAGAAGACCAGGGAGGGGGCCGGCCGCCCCGCACGGGGCCGGGAGCCGCTGGGTCGCGAGAGGCCCCGGGGGCTCCCCGCCGGGAGGGGCTCCGTGAAGAGCATCCTGAAGGTGTTCTTGGCCGCGGAGGAGAAGGAGGCCGCGGAGAAGCCTCCCGCGGAGCCGCCCAAAGCCGCCAGGGGCCCTCCGCCGAAGGCGGGCGGCAGGCGGAGCGCCGCGCTGGCCAAGCTGCGGGAGACGTTTGAGCGGAGCGGCTGCCGCTGTGCGGAGACCGGCCTCCTGCCGCTGCGCGCGCGCGAGCACAGGACGAAGCGCCTGCCGCGGGGCCCGCTGCACCGGCCCGAGCGCCGCGTGCTCCGCTTGGCCACCTTGGCCAGCACCTGCATCCGGGCGCCCCCCGCCCGCTTCCTGGCCGGCTCGGCCGAGCCCCTGCTGCCCTTCAGCATCGCCACCGTCGTCTGCGGCCCCCGCAGCTGGATGTCCCACGGCGCCAGAGTCACCCACGCGGATCTGCGCCGCGCGCCCAGAGCAGAAACGGGCACGGCCCCCCGCGTGCGAGAGACGCCCGGTGGGAGCCAAGCGCCAGGGTGGGGGCAGCCCCGGCAGCCCTCCGCGCCCCGGGCGACCGCCCCCAGGGACGGCCCGGAAACACTGCTCCCAGGTACGGGGCCCGAGTGTGTCCCCAGGGCAGTCCCCTCTCACGTCTCCCCCTGGGGTGAAGTCCTTCTTGGCTGCGAGCCCGAGCTGAGCCCACGGGGACCAGCCAGCCCGGGGGGCACGGCGGCATTGAGAGGCGACAGGACGGGGGTTGCCCAGGGGAAGAGGGGAGCAAGGCTGGGCCCCCCGCCGGGGCTCGTGgggggcagagcaggggctgCCCCCGAAGTCACCCTGACCGTCTGCAGTTCAGAGGATGAAACGGAAAGTATGACTGCAGACTCGGAGCCAGAGCCCCTCTTCGCTGTCCAGGAGAATTGCCCAGAAGAGAGAGCGCCAGGACAATTCCCTCCACTCGCGGCGCATGCAGCCCAGGCCGCGCAGCGCACACAGCCAGCCATGGAGCCTCCACAGGTCGCGGCCAGACTGCCGGCTGTCCACACGGTGCCGCCCCCTCCTGCCACCCTGCAGAGGGCAGCAGGCCCTGAAGACCAAGGCTGGCGTCTTCTGGGAGGAGAGGGTGTGACTGGAAATATAGGAGCTTCACCTCCCACTACGGCCGAGGGTGGAAGCAGGGGCGCCCCGTCGAGGGCAGGTCTGAGCCCGCCCACCCTGCCACAGCAGGGCCCAGGGGCACAGCCAACGCTCACAGCGCCCCCGCAGGATGCTGCCTGCCATGGTCCAGACGTCCCCGAGGCAGTTCCCACGACGAAACCGCAGAAAAGTTCCCCTGGAGGAAAGGAAACCAGACGCAGCCCTGGGACTTCACACAGGCTCCCGAAGCACCAGGACACCTGGGGAGAGGACGCTTCCCAGCTAAGTTCTAAGACGCCTCTGCTGCCAGGACGGGAGGAAAGGCCTGTTGATGACGCCAGCACCTCATCACAGCGGTCCGCGGCCTCGGAAAACCGATGGAGGGGACTTGCCGGCTGTGCCCCCGGCTGTCAGCAAGTGCTGGCGCCCAGGGTTCCCAGGAGGAGCGAGGTGAgcgtctccatgaggccagaagCACCGGCCCAGGACGGGAGGAGGCCTGAGAATCTGCCCTCGGTGGACAAGAGCCCCCCTCGTGAGCAGGAAGGACACAGGGGGCCCCCGTCGTCCCCGGAGCCAGCCCGGCCCCCGCTGACGGCTGAAGGGAGCGCCAGCCGTGATCCTGGTGAGAACAGAGCGAGCTCCTTAACTGAACGAACACAGCCGAGGAGTGTCAACGCCCCCGGGCGGGTGACGGCTGCAGGGGCCTCCAAAAGCCCCCCAGCCCTGGTGCCAGGTGACGCCCTGAGCCCCGGAAACAGGGCGGCCAAGGAGCAGGAGGAAAGGGGCGCCGCCCGGCCCGCAGGCCCAGGTCTCGCGGCCGAGGAGCCTGATCGCCAGCCCGGGGGCGGCAGCGCGTGCAGAGCCTCGGGGTCCCCACCCGCCCCGCCTCGGGAGGCCGCCGGCACCCAGACCCTGCCTGTCGAGCCCCGCGTGGCAGCTCCAGGTGAACTGGCCGCAGGCGAAAGGAAGGTGGCAGCTGGGGGCAGACTCTCAGGCGCTGTGTGGCAGAGCCCTCGGGGGGGCAGCCCAAAGCCCCCGACTCCAGCCCCAGATCTCCCGGTGCCACAGGGGAGCCACGTGGCGGGGACTCCAAGCCGCGCTTTGGGCACTGGGCCACCGCCTTCTGGGAGCCAGCAGGCCAAGGGCGGGACGTGCGTCTTCCCCGGGGAACAGCTTCCTCCCAGTGCTGGGCCTTCCCGCCAACCTCCCCCCACGTCCACAGCGGCGGATGGGCCAAGGGCGGACCGGGTGGCCCAGAAGCGCCTTGACCTCCAGGCCCCCAGGGAAGTCGCGGGCGGGGAGAGGGCCAGCCTGGGCGGAAGAAGTCACCGTGGGCAAGAGGAGGGGCCCCCGGGGGCTGCGAGGCTGGCCGGtcctggaaggaagggagaaggccTTCGGGGCGAGAAGGCCCACTCGAGTGGGGCCGAAGAGGCTGTGGACGGCGACCCGGCGGCCCCGGTGGAAGCTCCCGGCTGGCGCACTGGGAAGAGCCCAGAGTGGCCGCAGAGGCAGCAGGCGAGGCACACAGAGGGCCCTCCTCGGGGACATGGGGCCCCGGCTGCAAAgaccccagctcctccccaccCAGGGAGCCCGGCACACCCTGCCCAGGCCCAGGCTGGCAGGACGGCCCCCCCTGACTCGGCTCAGCCTGAGAGCAAGGCAGCAGAGGTGGCGCCCCCCGCAGGCAAAAATGAGGCGTCCCAGAGACCAGCAGCCTCCAGGGGTGGTCAGGGGGCTCGCGGAGAGCCATGCGGGCAGGGCGAGAGCCCGAcggcccccggcccccggccaGCGCCAGGCTCTGCAGTGCCCTCGGCCGTGCTAGGGGGCTGCCACACGGCTCGCGCCCCCGCCCCGGGGGGGGCCCCGGACACcgccggggcggggaggggcacaCAGGGACGTGGACGCGGCGGCAGGGGCGCACACCTGTCCAAGTACAGAGCCCAGAGCTTCAGCGACCAGAGGTCCTTCGAGCTGTCCTTTAGACCAGCCATCCTCAGGGCCAACGACACGTTCGCGCTTCCAAAGTGA
- the ADPRHL1 gene encoding inactive ADP-ribosyltransferase ARH2 isoform X4 — protein sequence MSTRAWGFLGSLCTALFASYAIQGKRLEQWGRDMLRTVPLAEEYCKRTIRHLAEYQEHWFYFEAKWQFYLEERKISEDTENEASFPDRYSAEERDKTYRKWSSEGRGGRRGHDAPMIAYDALLGAKGSWTELCHRAMFHGGESGATGAIAGCLFGLLHGLDAVPAGLYRELELKEQLRRLGEELYRLSAEENPRSGRICSNETPIDVQALKKKVSRVTCGPAARAILSSLLLYITGREDGPQGPPPARRAEGGLSKTGPAPEPQDAPRRPTRFQLLKAKFMGTGREPRLKRTREVGRLIFKDRQGPGRSLVTATIHKLLEKTREGAGRPARGREPLGRERPRGLPAGRGSVKSILKVFLAAEEKEAAEKPPAEPPKAARGPPPKAGGRRSAALAKLRETFERSGCRCAETGLLPLRAREHRTKRLPRGPLHRPERRVLRLATLASTCIRAPPARFLAGSAEPLLPFSIATVVCGPRSWMSHGARVTHADLRRAPRAETGTAPRVRETPGGSQAPGWGQPRQPSAPRATAPRDGPETLLPGTGPECVPRAVPSHVSPWGEVLLGCEPELSPRGPASPGGTAALRGDRTGVAQGKRGARLGPPPGLVGGRAGAAPEVTLTVCSSEDETESMTADSEPEPLFAVQENCPEERAPGQFPPLAAHAAQAAQRTQPAMEPPQVAARLPAVHTVPPPPATLQRAAGPEDQGWRLLGGEGVTGNIGASPPTTAEGGSRGAPSRAGLSPPTLPQQGPGAQPTLTAPPQDAACHGPDVPEAVPTTKPQKSSPGGKETRRSPGTSHRLPKHQDTWGEDASQLSSKTPLLPGREERPVDDASTSSQRSAASENRWRGLAGCAPGCQQVLAPRVPRRSEVSVSMRPEAPAQDGRRPENLPSVDKSPPREQEGHRGPPSSPEPARPPLTAEGSASRDPGENRASSLTERTQPRSVNAPGRVTAAGASKSPPALVPGDALSPGNRAAKEQEERGAARPAGPGLAAEEPDRQPGGGSACRASGSPPAPPREAAGTQTLPVEPRVAAPGELAAGERKVAAGGRLSGAVWQSPRGGSPKPPTPAPDLPVPQGSHVAGTPSRALGTGPPPSGSQQAKGGTCVFPGEQLPPSAGPSRQPPPTSTAADGPRADRVAQKRLDLQAPREVAGGERASLGGRSHRGQEEGPPGAARLAGPGRKGEGLRGEKAHSSGAEEAVDGDPAAPVEAPGWRTGKSPEWPQRQQARHTEGPPRGHGAPAAKTPAPPHPGSPAHPAQAQAGRTAPPDSAQPESKAAEVAPPAGKNEASQRPAASRGGQGARGEPCGQGESPTAPGPRPAPGSAVPSAVLGGCHTARAPAPGGAPDTAGAGRGTQGRGRGGRGAHLSKYRAQSFSDQRSFELSFRPAILRANDTFALPK from the exons ATGAGTACGAGAGCCTGGG GCTTCCTCGGGTCCCTGTGCACGGCCCTGTTCGCGTCGTATGCCATTCAGGGCAAACGGCTGGAGCAGTGGGGACGAGACATGCTGAGGACAGTCCCGCTGGCCGAGGAGTATTGTAAAAGGACCATCCGGCACCTGGCAG AATACCAGGAGCACTGGTTTTACTTCGAAGCTAAATGGCAGTTTTACTTGGaggagagaaaaatcagtgaGGACACGGAGAACGAGGCCAGCTTTCCCGACCGCTACAGCGCGGAGGAGAGGGACAAG ACCTACAGGAAATGGAGCTCGGAAGGTCGAGGGGGCCGGCGGGGCCACGACGCCCCCATGATTGCCTACGATGCCCTTTTAGGAGCCAAGGGCAGCTGGACGGAGCTCTGCCACCGGGCCATGTTCCACGGAG GCGAGAGCGGGGCCACGGGGGCCATCGCCGGCTGCCTGTTTGGGCTGCTGCACGGCCTGGACGCCGTCCCCGCGGGCCTGTACCGCGAGCTGGAGCTCAAGGAGCAGCTGCGGCGCCTGGGCGAGGAGCTCTACCGCCTGTCCGCGGAGGAGAA CCCCAGGAGCGGCAGGATTTGCAGCAATGAGACGCCCATCGATGTCCAAGCCCTAAAGAAGAAGGTCAGCAGGGTGACGTGCGGCCCCGCGGCCCGAGCCATCCTCAGCAGTTTGCTGCTCTACATCACCGGCCGCGAGGACGGGCCCCAGGGGCCTCCTCCCGCCAGGAGGGCAGAAGGCGGGCTGAGCAAGACCGGCCCGGCGCCGGAGCCCCAGGACGCCCCGCGGCGACCCACACGCTTCCAGCTCCTCAAGGCCAAGTTCATGGGCACCGGCCGGGAGCCGCGCCTCAAGAGGACCCGGGAGGTGGGGCGGCTGATCTTCAAGGACAGGCAGGGCCCCGGCAGGAGCCTGGTGACGGCCACTATCCACAAGCTCCTGGAGAAGACCAGGGAGGGGGCCGGCCGCCCCGCACGGGGCCGGGAGCCGCTGGGTCGCGAGAGGCCCCGGGGGCTCCCCGCCGGGAGGGGCTCCGTGAAGAGCATCCTGAAGGTGTTCTTGGCCGCGGAGGAGAAGGAGGCCGCGGAGAAGCCTCCCGCGGAGCCGCCCAAAGCCGCCAGGGGCCCTCCGCCGAAGGCGGGCGGCAGGCGGAGCGCCGCGCTGGCCAAGCTGCGGGAGACGTTTGAGCGGAGCGGCTGCCGCTGTGCGGAGACCGGCCTCCTGCCGCTGCGCGCGCGCGAGCACAGGACGAAGCGCCTGCCGCGGGGCCCGCTGCACCGGCCCGAGCGCCGCGTGCTCCGCTTGGCCACCTTGGCCAGCACCTGCATCCGGGCGCCCCCCGCCCGCTTCCTGGCCGGCTCGGCCGAGCCCCTGCTGCCCTTCAGCATCGCCACCGTCGTCTGCGGCCCCCGCAGCTGGATGTCCCACGGCGCCAGAGTCACCCACGCGGATCTGCGCCGCGCGCCCAGAGCAGAAACGGGCACGGCCCCCCGCGTGCGAGAGACGCCCGGTGGGAGCCAAGCGCCAGGGTGGGGGCAGCCCCGGCAGCCCTCCGCGCCCCGGGCGACCGCCCCCAGGGACGGCCCGGAAACACTGCTCCCAGGTACGGGGCCCGAGTGTGTCCCCAGGGCAGTCCCCTCTCACGTCTCCCCCTGGGGTGAAGTCCTTCTTGGCTGCGAGCCCGAGCTGAGCCCACGGGGACCAGCCAGCCCGGGGGGCACGGCGGCATTGAGAGGCGACAGGACGGGGGTTGCCCAGGGGAAGAGGGGAGCAAGGCTGGGCCCCCCGCCGGGGCTCGTGgggggcagagcaggggctgCCCCCGAAGTCACCCTGACCGTCTGCAGTTCAGAGGATGAAACGGAAAGTATGACTGCAGACTCGGAGCCAGAGCCCCTCTTCGCTGTCCAGGAGAATTGCCCAGAAGAGAGAGCGCCAGGACAATTCCCTCCACTCGCGGCGCATGCAGCCCAGGCCGCGCAGCGCACACAGCCAGCCATGGAGCCTCCACAGGTCGCGGCCAGACTGCCGGCTGTCCACACGGTGCCGCCCCCTCCTGCCACCCTGCAGAGGGCAGCAGGCCCTGAAGACCAAGGCTGGCGTCTTCTGGGAGGAGAGGGTGTGACTGGAAATATAGGAGCTTCACCTCCCACTACGGCCGAGGGTGGAAGCAGGGGCGCCCCGTCGAGGGCAGGTCTGAGCCCGCCCACCCTGCCACAGCAGGGCCCAGGGGCACAGCCAACGCTCACAGCGCCCCCGCAGGATGCTGCCTGCCATGGTCCAGACGTCCCCGAGGCAGTTCCCACGACGAAACCGCAGAAAAGTTCCCCTGGAGGAAAGGAAACCAGACGCAGCCCTGGGACTTCACACAGGCTCCCGAAGCACCAGGACACCTGGGGAGAGGACGCTTCCCAGCTAAGTTCTAAGACGCCTCTGCTGCCAGGACGGGAGGAAAGGCCTGTTGATGACGCCAGCACCTCATCACAGCGGTCCGCGGCCTCGGAAAACCGATGGAGGGGACTTGCCGGCTGTGCCCCCGGCTGTCAGCAAGTGCTGGCGCCCAGGGTTCCCAGGAGGAGCGAGGTGAgcgtctccatgaggccagaagCACCGGCCCAGGACGGGAGGAGGCCTGAGAATCTGCCCTCGGTGGACAAGAGCCCCCCTCGTGAGCAGGAAGGACACAGGGGGCCCCCGTCGTCCCCGGAGCCAGCCCGGCCCCCGCTGACGGCTGAAGGGAGCGCCAGCCGTGATCCTGGTGAGAACAGAGCGAGCTCCTTAACTGAACGAACACAGCCGAGGAGTGTCAACGCCCCCGGGCGGGTGACGGCTGCAGGGGCCTCCAAAAGCCCCCCAGCCCTGGTGCCAGGTGACGCCCTGAGCCCCGGAAACAGGGCGGCCAAGGAGCAGGAGGAAAGGGGCGCCGCCCGGCCCGCAGGCCCAGGTCTCGCGGCCGAGGAGCCTGATCGCCAGCCCGGGGGCGGCAGCGCGTGCAGAGCCTCGGGGTCCCCACCCGCCCCGCCTCGGGAGGCCGCCGGCACCCAGACCCTGCCTGTCGAGCCCCGCGTGGCAGCTCCAGGTGAACTGGCCGCAGGCGAAAGGAAGGTGGCAGCTGGGGGCAGACTCTCAGGCGCTGTGTGGCAGAGCCCTCGGGGGGGCAGCCCAAAGCCCCCGACTCCAGCCCCAGATCTCCCGGTGCCACAGGGGAGCCACGTGGCGGGGACTCCAAGCCGCGCTTTGGGCACTGGGCCACCGCCTTCTGGGAGCCAGCAGGCCAAGGGCGGGACGTGCGTCTTCCCCGGGGAACAGCTTCCTCCCAGTGCTGGGCCTTCCCGCCAACCTCCCCCCACGTCCACAGCGGCGGATGGGCCAAGGGCGGACCGGGTGGCCCAGAAGCGCCTTGACCTCCAGGCCCCCAGGGAAGTCGCGGGCGGGGAGAGGGCCAGCCTGGGCGGAAGAAGTCACCGTGGGCAAGAGGAGGGGCCCCCGGGGGCTGCGAGGCTGGCCGGtcctggaaggaagggagaaggccTTCGGGGCGAGAAGGCCCACTCGAGTGGGGCCGAAGAGGCTGTGGACGGCGACCCGGCGGCCCCGGTGGAAGCTCCCGGCTGGCGCACTGGGAAGAGCCCAGAGTGGCCGCAGAGGCAGCAGGCGAGGCACACAGAGGGCCCTCCTCGGGGACATGGGGCCCCGGCTGCAAAgaccccagctcctccccaccCAGGGAGCCCGGCACACCCTGCCCAGGCCCAGGCTGGCAGGACGGCCCCCCCTGACTCGGCTCAGCCTGAGAGCAAGGCAGCAGAGGTGGCGCCCCCCGCAGGCAAAAATGAGGCGTCCCAGAGACCAGCAGCCTCCAGGGGTGGTCAGGGGGCTCGCGGAGAGCCATGCGGGCAGGGCGAGAGCCCGAcggcccccggcccccggccaGCGCCAGGCTCTGCAGTGCCCTCGGCCGTGCTAGGGGGCTGCCACACGGCTCGCGCCCCCGCCCCGGGGGGGGCCCCGGACACcgccggggcggggaggggcacaCAGGGACGTGGACGCGGCGGCAGGGGCGCACACCTGTCCAAGTACAGAGCCCAGAGCTTCAGCGACCAGAGGTCCTTCGAGCTGTCCTTTAGACCAGCCATCCTCAGGGCCAACGACACGTTCGCGCTTCCAAAGTGA